A genomic window from Bos javanicus breed banteng chromosome 13, ARS-OSU_banteng_1.0, whole genome shotgun sequence includes:
- the LOC133259250 gene encoding dihydrodiol dehydrogenase 3-like isoform X3: MDPKGQRVKLNDGHFIPVLGFGTAEAKEVPKSEALEVTKFAIEVGFRHIDCAHVYQNEEHIGQAIRSKIADGTVKREDIFYTSKLWCTFLRPELVRPALEKSLKNLHLDYVDLYIIHFPLAMKPGEELLPKDENGKLIGDSVDLCHTWEALEKCKDAGLAKSIGVSNFNHKQLEKILNKPGLKYKPVCNQGELESPCSLGGLSSLCHCQKAQANPSSGCPSLPDTTWGCCSGQELQQEADQREHTGV; the protein is encoded by the exons ATGGATCCCAAAGGCCAGAGAGTGAAGCTTAATGATGGCCACTTCATTCCTGTCCTGGGATTTGGCACCGCTGAAGCTAAAGAG GTTCCTAAGAGTGAAGCTCTGGAAGTCACCAAATTTGCTATAGAGGTTGGGTTCCGCCATATTGACTGTGCTCATGTGTACCAAAATGAAGAGCACATTGGCCAGGCCATTCGAAGCAAGATTGCAGATGGCACTGTGAAGAGAGAAGACATATTCTACACTTCAAAG ctttggtGCACTTTCCTTCGACCAGAGTTGGTCAGACCAGCCTTGGAAAAGTCACTGAAAAATCTTCACCTGGACTATGTTGATCTCTATATTATTCATTTTCCACTGGCTATGAAG CCAGGGGAGGAATTATTGCCaaaagatgaaaatggaaaactGATAGGTGATTCGGTGGATCTCTGTCACACGTGGGAG gccctggagaaGTGTAAGGATGCAGGGCTGGCCAAGTCCATCGGGGTATCCAACTTCAACCACAAGCAGCTGGAGAAGATCCTGAACAAGCCGGGGCTCAAGTACAAGCCAGTCTGCAACCAG GGTGAACTTGAATCTCCCTGTTCTCTTGGAGGACTCAGTTCTTTGTGCCATTGCCAAAAAGCACAAGCAAACCCCAGCTCTGGTTGTCCTTCGTTACCAGATACAACGTGGGGTTGTTGTTCTGGCCAAGAGTTACAACAAGAAGCGGATCAAAGAGAACATACAG